The following nucleotide sequence is from Bacteroidota bacterium.
ATAAAACAGAAACAATAATTAGCAGAAAGGTACAGACAGATATTTTGAATGATGAAAGTTTTGTTACCTGGAAATTAAATGGAAATTTAAATAGTGCGATCGTGTTGTGGACCAACAACCCGACCGAATAAATTATATAAAATAACTACCTGCTCAACACACGTATGTGACTGAGGAGGCGAAGCTGTAAGAAAATATGTTCACATTTAATTATAATAAACCGCTGGTAGTTGCAGAAATTGGCTGCAATCATTTAGGTGATTTTGAAATAGCTAAAGAATTAATTCGACTGGCAAAAGAATGTGGTGCCGATTATGCGAAATTTCAGAAAAGAAATCCGAAAGAACTTTTAGGTGAGGATCAATTTAATGCTCCGCATCCGGAACCATGGCAAAGTTATGGGGAAAGTTATGGTAAACACCGTGAGTTTCTTGAATTCAATATTCAGCAACATGCACAACTTAAAAAATATGCTGAAGAAATCGGAATTCAATATGCTGTTTCCGTTTGGGATGTAACAAGTGCAAATGAAATAATATCAATTAATCCCGAATTTATTAAAATACCGTCTGCATGCAATAATAATTTTGCACTTTTAAAACTAATTCGGGATAATTATAAGGGCGATATACATATTTCCGTGGGAATGACCACCTCTGATGAAATTGAAAAAATAATTATATTTTTTGAAGAAAATAATAATGCAAAGAACAGAATCGTGTTATATAGTTGTACAAGCGGCTATCCCATAACTTTTAAAGAAATATGTTTGTTGGAAATAAATAAACTCTATGAAAAATACGATACAAGGGTAAAGGAAATAGGGTTTAGTGGTCATCACTTAGGTATTGCAGCAGATATAGCTGCCTACACGCTTGGAGCAAGATGGATAGAAAGGCATTTTACAAAAGACAGAACCTGGAAAGGAACTGATCATGCGGCAAGTTTGGAAGTACCGGGGTTGCAGAAATTGGTTCGGGATCTTGAACATGTACATGAAGCCTTGATATATAAAGAAAAAGAAATTTTAGATATTGAATTACCACAAAGAAATAAATTAAAAAAATCAAACTAAATGAAAATACTGGCAATTATCCCGGCTCGTAGCGGAAGTAAAGGACTTCCGGGAAAAAACATCAAACCACTTCTGCAACATCCGCTTTTAGCATATAGCATTTTGGCAGCACAACAAAGCAAATTGATAAACCGAATTACAGTAAATACGGATAGTGATCAAATTGCTGAAATTGCTAAACAATACAATGCAGAAATTCCATTTATGCGACCTGCAGAACTAGCACAGGATCTATCCACCGATCTGGATGTTTTTAAACATCAACTGGAATGGATGAAAAATACAGAAGGATATGTTCCGGATATTGTAGTTCAGCTTCGCCCCACTTCACCGGTGCGTTTTGCAAATTGGATAGATGAGGCAATAGAAAAATTAATATCAAGTGATGCTGATTCCATAAGAGTAGTTACAGAATCCCCACTCACACCTTTTAAAATGTGGCTTATTAATAATAATAATGACGGAGCTATGGAGCCACTGGTATCAGTAAAAAATATTATTGAGCCCTATAACCAGCCACGACAAAGTTTACCGATTGTATACTGGCAAATAGGAACACTGGATGTTATAAAAACTAAAACAATTTTAGAAGGAGGTTCTATGAGTGGAAAAAAAATACTTTCATACATAGTTGATAAAAAATATGCGATAGATATTGATGATGTTGCGAGTTTTTATAAAGCGGAGGAGTTGATCCAATATAACGAATGCATAAAGTTTGATGAATAAAGAATCACTCATTTTAATTATAGGTGCGGGATCTATAGGTGAAAGGCATATCCGTAACCTATGGCAGTTTGGATATCGCAATATGATTGTATTCCGTCAGAGAAATTTACCATTTCGGGAAATTGGTGAGGCCCAGGTTACTGTTTCGTTAAATTGGGAGGAGGTAATAAACAAAAAACCTTTTGCAGCATTTATTTGCACACCCACTTCTCAGCATTTGGAACAGGTAAAAAATTGTCTGCAAAATAACATGCACGTATTTGTGGAAAAACCACTTTCGCACAATTTAGAAAATATAGAAGAACTTAAATCGATCGCTTCAAATTCCATTAAATTATTACAAATAGGATTTATGATGCGATTTCATCCACTGATCCTTAAAGTAAAAAATTATATCGAAGATAAAACGTTTGGAAATTTAATTTCTACCGCTTCACATTGGGGAAGTTATTTGCCAGACTGGCATCCATGGGAAAATTACAAGGAATCGTATGCAGCAAATAAATCACTAGGAGGCGGAGTAGCACTAACTTTGTGTCACGATATTGATGTTGCCATTTGGTTATCAGGGAGTGCGGTCAAAAAATTTGAAACCATCAAATCTCATTCAAACGAGTTGGATATTAATGCCGAATCGGTTGCTGATATCAAAATTAATTTTGAAAGTGGTGTTATCTCAAATATTCATTTAAATTACCTCGACAATCCACCAATCAGAAAATATACCTGGCAATTTGAGAATGCCAATCTCGAACTAGATTATTTTGCAAATCGATTGTCGATCAACCCTGAGCAAAACATAGGTGCTGTTCAGGAAATTAAACTCGAATCTTTCGATAGAAACCAGATGTTTTTGGCTGAGATTAACAGCTTTTTTAATAATATTGAGATTAAAAATAACAATACTCAGTATTCTCTAAATCAAATCATCGAATCCGAATTATTAATATCAATTTGTAATTATGCCGACTAATTATACTTGTATGATCTGTGGGACTACTAATTTCAGTATTCCATATGCTAATGATTTTAGCGTAATTGAATGTAAAAAGTGCAGATATGGAATAATTGACCCTGTACCTTCATCAGAAGAACTTGATAGGTTATATAACAGTCCGCAATATTTTAGCACCCATATGCACACGAATTATGAGGAACTAAATGAACAAAAATTAGAGGAGGCAATTCAAAAAGAAGGTATCTTTCATTTTCACTACTTAAATAAAATATTAAAACAAAGTTCATCTGTTTTAGAAATTGGTCCAGGTTATGGTTTACAATTAAAACATTTAGCCAATGCGGGATACAAAGTAAAAGGATTAGAAACTTCCGCTAATGCAGCTGCCTTTATTAAAAATAAATTAGGACTGGCAGTGGAACATTCAAGTCTGGAAAATAGTGAGGATAAAAATATGTATGATGTGCTGATGATGAATCATGTTCTGGAACACTTTACAGATATACAGCATGCGATGCAAAAAGTAAAAACATTACTTAAACCCGGAGGACATTTATATTTAAGGGTTCCCAATCATGATAGTTTCGACAGGCGTAAAATGGGAAATAAATGGCCGGCGTATCTACCATTTCATATCTCTTATTTTTCGAAAAAGAGTCTCAAAATTCTATTAGCAAAACAAAATTTTGAGATCATAAACATTGAGGAGTACATTTCGGATGAATTTTTAAAAAATATACCAATTTATATAAAAAAACCCCTAAAACTTTTAATGTTCATTCTTGGAATTTCACCGTTTTTAAACGGTCGCACTATCACTATAATCGCAAAAAAACATGCATAATATCACAATTGAAAATAAAGTAGTATTAATTACCGGCGCTTTCGGTTTAATAGGGAAAACAATTTCAATAAATTTTTTACACCAAGGCGCAAAAGTAATTTTGGCGGATATAGATCAAACCAAAGCGGAATACATCTCTGAGGAACTAAAAACACTCAACCCCCTAAATTATTTAATAATACCCTTAGATATTACTAACGAAAATAGTTGTGAAAAAGCTCTTGAGGAATCAGTCAAAAAATTTGGTAAAATTGATGTATTAATAAATAATGCGGCGTTAGATGCCAAGTTTGATAAACAAAATATTTCGGAGATCAACCACTCACGTTTTGAAAACTATCCACTTGAGTTATTTAAAAAATCAGTGGATGTAAATATTACGGGGACTGTTTTAGTAACACAAGTGATGATCAGACAAATGTTAAAACAGGGCTATGGAAACATAATTAATGTGGCATCAACATATTCTTTGGTTTCCCCCAACCAGAAATTATACGATTTTGGAGATGGAGCAATCCAGTATAAACCGGTGGATTACATCGTAACAAAATCTTTTATTCCAAATTTCACCAAATATCTGGCAACATTTTATGCCGCTGATAAAATCAGATGTAATGCAATAGCACCTCATGGCATTTTTAATGATCACGATGAAAAGTTTTTACAAAATTTTGCTGCTTTATCACCAATTGGAAGAATGGCTGATAAGAAGGAGATGACAGGGCCTTTCACATTTCTGGCATCGGACGCATCGAGTTATATGACAGGAACAACTTTGGTTGTAGATGGAGGTTGGACAGCATGGTGAATTTATTTTAAAAATATCTTTTAAAAATTAACGGGAAAATATGACAACTAAAATTAAATTATTTTTAACTGATGTAGATGGTGTTATGACTGATGCCGGAATGTACTATACGGAGAGTGGTGATGAATTTAAAAAATTTAACACTCATGATGGGATGGCGTTTAATTTACTTAGAGAAGCTGGAATAAAAACCGGAATGATCACAACGGAAACTACAACAATTGTAGAACGAAGAGCAAAAAAACTAAAAGTGGATTATTTATATCAGGGAGCCGGGTTCACAGGAAAACTTCAGGCTGCAAGCGAGATCTGTGAAAAGGAGAATATTTCGTTAATGGAAGTTGCTTACATAGGTGATGATATAAATTGTATTGAATTATTACAAGCAGTTGGCTTAGCGGCTTGTCCTTCAAACTCTACATTTAAGGTAAAGGCAATTAAAGGTATCATACATTTAAAAAAGTCGGGTGGTGATGGTGCTATAAGGGAATTTGTAGATGAATATATCCTAAACGAATAAATTATTTGAAATTGCCTCTAAAATTTTTCCGGTATTGGAGCCTATAACTAATAAATAAACAGAAAAATTTAAATGTTGGATTGGAAGTTGGCATCGAAAAACATTTTGAGTAACTATGGAATGTTCATAGCTAAAATGTTTGTGGGTTTACTTGCATTGCCAATTTGCCTCAATGCCTTTGGAGTTGAGATTTATGGATTGTATCTTATTTGTTTTGGTTTATCATCGTCAATGGCAACATTTGATTTTGGAGGTTCTAAATCCGTATTCAGATATGTGGTGGAACACAACAGCGATAAAAACGAAACTAAATTTACAGAGGCTTTGAGCGTGGGTATTACTTTTAATATTCTGTCTTCTTTTTTAATTACTGTGGCCCTTTTGTTGCTTGGATATTATAGCAATAACTTATTTAGTTTAACAAAGGCAACAGAATCCATAAGTTTTCCGCTTTTTGCATTGGCGGCAATTAATTCTGCGATATTAACTTTTGGGACAATACCAGTAAATATATTAAATGGCAACAACAATTTTCACAGTAGAAATCTGGTTCAAATTATCCCATTGTCAGCAACATTAATATTACTTACCTATCTTTCTTTTAATAAAGGTTTTTCAGTGATTAATTTTTCCTTATTGATGGTTTGTATCTCTACCCTTTCTCTGGCTCTGGACCTTTTACTTGTAAGGAGAAAAAAACTGTTACAAGGTATTCCGATCAAATTAAAATTAAACAACACAATATTCAGATCTACGAACATCGTTTACAATTATCGTTTGTTTCTTTTATCTCTTGTGGGGTTTCTAGCTATTCAGGCTGACAGACTAATAATCGCCTCTTTTTTTAGTGTGGCATCTGTTGCAATTTATGCAATAATTACAAAACCCTATTTTTTACTAAAGGGTTTATTGGCTACAAGTTATCCGGTGATACAACCACAGTTATCAAAATATAATATGCAGCAAAATAGAGAAGACTTTAATGATTTTACCTCAAGGCTCATAAGAAGCAGTTTTGTGTTGTTTTTATCAGGAATTTCATTTATTAGCATATTTTTTGAGGAAGCATTATGGATATGGCTGAGATCGGCCGACTATAACAACCATACCGTTTGGGGAG
It contains:
- a CDS encoding class I SAM-dependent methyltransferase: MPTNYTCMICGTTNFSIPYANDFSVIECKKCRYGIIDPVPSSEELDRLYNSPQYFSTHMHTNYEELNEQKLEEAIQKEGIFHFHYLNKILKQSSSVLEIGPGYGLQLKHLANAGYKVKGLETSANAAAFIKNKLGLAVEHSSLENSEDKNMYDVLMMNHVLEHFTDIQHAMQKVKTLLKPGGHLYLRVPNHDSFDRRKMGNKWPAYLPFHISYFSKKSLKILLAKQNFEIINIEEYISDEFLKNIPIYIKKPLKLLMFILGISPFLNGRTITIIAKKHA
- a CDS encoding N-acetylneuraminate synthase family protein → MFTFNYNKPLVVAEIGCNHLGDFEIAKELIRLAKECGADYAKFQKRNPKELLGEDQFNAPHPEPWQSYGESYGKHREFLEFNIQQHAQLKKYAEEIGIQYAVSVWDVTSANEIISINPEFIKIPSACNNNFALLKLIRDNYKGDIHISVGMTTSDEIEKIIIFFEENNNAKNRIVLYSCTSGYPITFKEICLLEINKLYEKYDTRVKEIGFSGHHLGIAADIAAYTLGARWIERHFTKDRTWKGTDHAASLEVPGLQKLVRDLEHVHEALIYKEKEILDIELPQRNKLKKSN
- a CDS encoding acylneuraminate cytidylyltransferase family protein, whose product is MKILAIIPARSGSKGLPGKNIKPLLQHPLLAYSILAAQQSKLINRITVNTDSDQIAEIAKQYNAEIPFMRPAELAQDLSTDLDVFKHQLEWMKNTEGYVPDIVVQLRPTSPVRFANWIDEAIEKLISSDADSIRVVTESPLTPFKMWLINNNNDGAMEPLVSVKNIIEPYNQPRQSLPIVYWQIGTLDVIKTKTILEGGSMSGKKILSYIVDKKYAIDIDDVASFYKAEELIQYNECIKFDE
- a CDS encoding HAD hydrolase family protein — its product is MTTKIKLFLTDVDGVMTDAGMYYTESGDEFKKFNTHDGMAFNLLREAGIKTGMITTETTTIVERRAKKLKVDYLYQGAGFTGKLQAASEICEKENISLMEVAYIGDDINCIELLQAVGLAACPSNSTFKVKAIKGIIHLKKSGGDGAIREFVDEYILNE
- a CDS encoding Gfo/Idh/MocA family oxidoreductase: MNKESLILIIGAGSIGERHIRNLWQFGYRNMIVFRQRNLPFREIGEAQVTVSLNWEEVINKKPFAAFICTPTSQHLEQVKNCLQNNMHVFVEKPLSHNLENIEELKSIASNSIKLLQIGFMMRFHPLILKVKNYIEDKTFGNLISTASHWGSYLPDWHPWENYKESYAANKSLGGGVALTLCHDIDVAIWLSGSAVKKFETIKSHSNELDINAESVADIKINFESGVISNIHLNYLDNPPIRKYTWQFENANLELDYFANRLSINPEQNIGAVQEIKLESFDRNQMFLAEINSFFNNIEIKNNNTQYSLNQIIESELLISICNYAD
- a CDS encoding SDR family oxidoreductase — translated: MHNITIENKVVLITGAFGLIGKTISINFLHQGAKVILADIDQTKAEYISEELKTLNPLNYLIIPLDITNENSCEKALEESVKKFGKIDVLINNAALDAKFDKQNISEINHSRFENYPLELFKKSVDVNITGTVLVTQVMIRQMLKQGYGNIINVASTYSLVSPNQKLYDFGDGAIQYKPVDYIVTKSFIPNFTKYLATFYAADKIRCNAIAPHGIFNDHDEKFLQNFAALSPIGRMADKKEMTGPFTFLASDASSYMTGTTLVVDGGWTAW